The Chthoniobacterales bacterium genome includes a window with the following:
- a CDS encoding tetratricopeptide repeat protein, which translates to MKPLPTLCSRLLVSVLALTAITISIANGQDPSIDRLLKKLPPPEKLVKPSVQKAIHKSDASVSDPLVPQIFAALNSNSFGRALELCRKLTAAHSNNAAAHCLRGLVAILANQFAEARSSLKQSEKLNPSLGGTQLGLAAVEAFQQHYAAAIPPLKRLTQLDPGYLFGWLALSDCCLRVGRNAEAAQYARKATTLAPSSADAWMQLARSERAGGNMSAALGALTRGAEVSPDSADIMAIIGYAYINANKIAQAIAPLQRAARLAPRDYLIHAQLGFCLQATGQVDAGIQHLRTATNLAPKNYAAVWEHLGLAYQKKGMHREAVKAFEKATQISPGLTLAWRHLADEYRALGQPAEADRAAAHARSAPSSKKAKG; encoded by the coding sequence GTGAAACCTTTGCCCACCCTCTGTTCCCGCTTGCTCGTCTCAGTTCTCGCTCTGACGGCCATCACCATTTCGATCGCAAACGGCCAGGACCCGTCCATCGACCGGTTGCTCAAGAAATTGCCGCCGCCGGAAAAATTGGTGAAACCTTCGGTGCAAAAGGCGATTCACAAATCCGATGCGTCGGTGAGCGACCCGCTTGTGCCTCAAATCTTTGCCGCGCTCAACTCCAACAGCTTCGGGCGGGCCCTGGAACTTTGCCGCAAACTGACGGCCGCCCATTCCAATAACGCCGCCGCCCATTGCCTCCGGGGCCTGGTCGCGATTCTGGCGAATCAATTCGCGGAAGCTCGCAGTTCCCTTAAACAAAGCGAAAAACTGAATCCCTCCCTCGGGGGGACTCAGCTTGGCCTCGCGGCGGTCGAGGCGTTCCAACAACATTATGCGGCCGCGATTCCCCCCCTGAAAAGGCTGACGCAGCTGGACCCAGGTTATCTGTTCGGCTGGCTAGCCTTGAGCGATTGCTGCCTGCGAGTCGGCCGCAACGCGGAGGCCGCGCAATACGCCCGCAAAGCGACGACCCTCGCCCCCTCTTCCGCCGACGCCTGGATGCAACTCGCGCGGAGCGAGCGGGCGGGCGGAAACATGAGCGCCGCGTTGGGCGCCCTAACCCGTGGCGCCGAGGTCTCACCCGACAGTGCCGACATCATGGCGATCATCGGGTACGCTTATATCAACGCGAACAAAATCGCGCAGGCCATTGCCCCGCTCCAGCGCGCCGCCCGGCTAGCGCCGCGGGATTATCTCATCCACGCCCAGCTCGGCTTCTGCCTTCAGGCCACTGGCCAGGTCGATGCCGGCATTCAGCATTTGCGCACCGCCACCAATCTGGCCCCGAAAAATTATGCCGCCGTCTGGGAACATCTCGGGCTCGCTTACCAAAAGAAAGGGATGCATCGCGAAGCTGTGAAAGCCTTCGAGAAAGCGACCCAGATCTCTCCCGGCCTCACCCTCGCCTGGCGTCATTTGGCCGACGAGTACCGCGCCCTCGGCCAACCCGCCGAAGCCGACCGCGCCGCCGCTCATGCCCGCTCCGCTCCCAGCAGCAAGAAAGCTAAGGGTTGA
- a CDS encoding Ku protein: MRAIWKGSISFGLVYIPIAVYPATREEKLSFRQLRATDLSPIKYKKVAEVDSKEVSADQIVKGFEYERGQYVVMKEDDFAKVRIESTHSIDITDFVDLAQVDPKFFYKPYFLEPQKGGEKAYALLHKALSGTGKIGIAKVVISNREYLASVKPDGLFLVLDLMHFASEILSPEELKNGSVTAITDKELKMAQSLVESMSVAWEPEKYRDEYRTAVMELIEQKAQHKEVTGKPAPAVRATNVVDLVKVLQESLNRNQAVKPKRNGARSSSRSTATLVKQKRRVAA; this comes from the coding sequence ATGCGCGCCATTTGGAAAGGCAGTATCAGTTTCGGACTGGTTTATATCCCGATTGCCGTTTACCCGGCCACCCGCGAAGAGAAGCTCAGCTTCCGCCAGCTTCGGGCCACCGATCTCAGCCCAATCAAATACAAAAAAGTGGCGGAAGTCGACTCCAAGGAAGTGAGCGCGGACCAGATCGTCAAAGGCTTCGAATATGAGCGGGGCCAGTATGTGGTGATGAAAGAAGACGATTTCGCCAAAGTCCGGATCGAGTCCACTCATTCGATCGACATCACCGATTTCGTCGATCTCGCCCAGGTCGATCCGAAATTTTTCTATAAGCCTTACTTTCTGGAACCGCAGAAAGGCGGCGAAAAAGCCTACGCCCTTTTGCACAAGGCTCTCAGCGGGACGGGCAAGATCGGCATTGCCAAAGTGGTCATCAGCAACCGCGAGTACCTTGCCTCGGTAAAGCCGGACGGATTGTTCCTCGTCCTCGACCTGATGCACTTCGCGTCTGAGATTTTGAGCCCGGAGGAATTGAAGAACGGCAGCGTCACGGCGATTACCGACAAGGAATTGAAGATGGCGCAATCGCTCGTCGAGAGCATGTCGGTCGCGTGGGAGCCGGAAAAATACCGCGACGAATATCGCACCGCCGTGATGGAGCTGATCGAACAGAAAGCGCAGCACAAAGAGGTCACTGGCAAACCGGCGCCTGCCGTCCGCGCGACGAACGTGGTCGACCTGGTAAAGGTGCTTCAGGAAAGCTTGAATCGGAATCAGGCGGTCAAACCGAAACGAAACGGGGCCCGCTCGAGCAGCCGATCTACCGCAACGCTGGTCAAGCAAAAGCGTCGCGTCGCGGCGTAA
- a CDS encoding phosphatidate cytidylyltransferase, producing the protein MSPHHALEDPIFRAYLFIISFSLAGGGIVLGLLHWGFKKPLGPIWSTYRSWLVMAPIGLAVLFAGRVPTIVGVTLLAIFGFKEFARASGLYRDWWMTGAVYAGIVTVGVASLVSHPRGEEPGQGWYSFFVAVPVFAIALILLVPILRNRARGELQRMSLGIVGFVYIGWMFGHLGFLANAVNAYGYLLYVIFATELNDVAAFTFGRLFGRHPLRSEISPKKTWEGALGALAVSMVLPWLLRFSFPEFGPWQLILTGLIVGIGGQLGDLSISVIKRDIGTKDMGGLIPGHGGILDRIDSLIYVAPLFLHMAGYYTELR; encoded by the coding sequence ATGTCGCCACATCACGCGCTCGAGGACCCGATCTTCCGCGCCTATCTCTTCATTATTTCTTTCTCGCTGGCGGGCGGGGGGATCGTGCTCGGTCTTCTCCATTGGGGTTTCAAGAAACCACTCGGGCCGATCTGGAGCACCTATCGTTCGTGGCTCGTGATGGCGCCGATCGGCCTGGCGGTGCTTTTCGCCGGGCGGGTTCCCACGATTGTTGGCGTTACGCTTCTCGCCATTTTCGGGTTTAAGGAATTCGCGCGCGCCTCCGGGCTCTATCGCGACTGGTGGATGACCGGCGCTGTCTATGCCGGCATCGTGACGGTCGGCGTGGCGTCGCTCGTTTCGCATCCGCGCGGCGAGGAACCGGGCCAGGGCTGGTACAGCTTTTTTGTGGCGGTGCCGGTCTTCGCCATTGCGCTGATTCTGCTCGTGCCGATCCTGAGAAACCGCGCCCGCGGCGAATTGCAGCGAATGTCGCTCGGCATTGTTGGCTTTGTTTACATCGGTTGGATGTTCGGCCACCTCGGATTCCTGGCCAATGCCGTGAACGCCTATGGCTATCTTCTCTATGTCATCTTCGCGACGGAACTGAACGACGTGGCCGCGTTCACCTTTGGCCGGCTTTTCGGACGTCACCCGTTGCGGAGCGAGATCAGTCCCAAAAAAACGTGGGAAGGCGCTCTTGGCGCGCTGGCGGTCTCAATGGTGCTGCCGTGGCTGCTGCGGTTTTCGTTCCCGGAGTTCGGCCCGTGGCAATTGATCCTGACCGGACTGATCGTTGGCATCGGCGGACAACTCGGCGACCTTTCCATCAGCGTGATCAAGCGTGACATTGGCACGAAAGATATGGGAGGTTTGATCCCAGGCCACGGCGGCATTCTCGATCGGATCGACAGTTTGATTTACGTTGCGCCGCTCTTCCTCCACATGGCTGGTTACTACACCGAATTGCGATGA
- a CDS encoding lysophospholipid acyltransferase family protein produces MKKWQYDSAQDLDQTMVERLRHFPREPDMLVYGLRSLVALIIRALLRVYCRFEIVGEEHLRSNRSFVLVANHSSHLDTVCLLSALPLRRLHRAFPAAAADYFFKSVPRTWIATVVANALPFARQNHVRQSLGICAELLANAGNVLIIFPEGTRSTSGTLQEFKPGIGALLAGRDIPVLPCYLDGAARAWPKGSRLPRPRKVRLIIGAPRSYGAIIPDRNSSAAIAAELRAAVQKLAP; encoded by the coding sequence ATGAAGAAATGGCAATACGACTCCGCCCAGGACCTCGACCAAACCATGGTCGAACGGCTCCGCCATTTTCCTCGTGAGCCGGACATGCTCGTCTATGGCTTGCGTTCGCTCGTGGCGCTGATCATTCGGGCTCTTCTTCGGGTTTATTGCCGGTTCGAAATCGTGGGCGAAGAACATCTGCGCAGTAATCGCTCATTTGTTCTGGTCGCCAACCACTCCAGCCATCTCGATACCGTTTGCCTGCTCTCCGCTCTCCCGTTACGAAGATTGCACCGGGCCTTTCCCGCGGCTGCCGCGGATTATTTTTTCAAAAGCGTGCCGCGAACTTGGATCGCGACGGTGGTGGCGAACGCCCTGCCTTTCGCGCGCCAGAACCATGTCCGGCAAAGTCTCGGAATTTGCGCCGAGTTGCTGGCGAATGCCGGCAACGTCCTGATCATTTTTCCGGAAGGGACCAGGTCGACGAGCGGCACGCTCCAGGAATTTAAGCCGGGCATCGGCGCGCTTCTGGCCGGGCGAGACATTCCCGTTTTGCCCTGTTACCTCGACGGCGCTGCCCGGGCCTGGCCGAAAGGCTCCCGGCTGCCACGCCCGCGCAAAGTGCGGCTGATCATCGGCGCGCCGCGAAGCTATGGTGCGATCATTCCCGACAGGAATTCGAGCGCCGCAATTGCGGCGGAGCTGCGGGCTGCCGTGCAGAAACTCGCGCCATAA
- the crcB gene encoding fluoride efflux transporter CrcB gives MFDSKQILMVALGGALGSVARYKLGGAVLHETQTWNFPLSTFCVNVAGCLVIGLLAGLVEHHDLFSMRTRLFLFTGLLGGFTTFSAFGYETLFLIRRGLVSTSMLYVGLSVVCGLAAVFAGFKTIEIFWPAQH, from the coding sequence ATGTTCGACAGCAAACAGATTCTAATGGTGGCGCTGGGCGGCGCGCTTGGTTCGGTGGCGCGCTACAAACTCGGCGGCGCAGTCCTGCACGAGACGCAGACATGGAACTTCCCACTGAGCACCTTTTGCGTGAACGTGGCGGGCTGCCTCGTGATCGGTCTGCTGGCCGGGCTCGTCGAGCATCATGATTTGTTCTCGATGCGGACTCGGTTGTTCCTGTTCACTGGCCTGCTTGGCGGGTTCACGACCTTCTCTGCTTTTGGCTATGAGACGCTGTTCCTTATTCGCCGGGGCCTGGTTTCAACCTCGATGCTTTACGTCGGGCTTAGCGTGGTCTGCGGTCTCGCCGCCGTTTTCGCCGGATTCAAAACGATCGAGATCTTCTGGCCGGCGCAGCATTAA
- a CDS encoding TraB/GumN family protein yields MFFKSRFPGLAFSLVALLLTAGSVEASSGCVWKVTGPTGGTLYLGGSVHALRSSDYPLPQAYNIAFDASHRIVFEIDPKALAGSGDALLKAGKYPKGDNLKNHVDPRTYEYLKRIFSLMKIPESKYSQYRPWLLVLLLDSPQSGVSDELGVDEFLIKRARANSKPALGLESAQEHSAVFSGLSDKQSEALLLITLIPQSGGADRGAVMSAWRRGDVDTLARITHASFADFPAFGNRIIGARNRNWIPKVEEYLRGGKTYFVVVGAAHLGGSDGLLALLKARGYRLEKL; encoded by the coding sequence GTGTTTTTCAAAAGCCGATTCCCAGGACTGGCGTTTTCCCTCGTCGCGTTGCTGCTAACGGCCGGCTCCGTCGAGGCCTCCTCCGGGTGTGTCTGGAAGGTGACCGGCCCGACGGGTGGAACTCTTTATCTCGGCGGGTCGGTGCACGCGCTGCGCAGCTCCGATTACCCGTTGCCTCAGGCTTACAACATCGCGTTCGACGCCTCTCACCGGATCGTCTTCGAAATCGATCCCAAAGCCCTGGCCGGCTCCGGCGACGCGCTTCTCAAGGCCGGCAAGTATCCCAAGGGAGACAACCTCAAGAATCACGTCGATCCGCGGACCTACGAGTACCTGAAGCGGATCTTTTCGCTGATGAAAATTCCGGAGTCAAAATATTCGCAATACCGGCCCTGGTTGTTGGTCCTGTTGCTCGATTCTCCGCAAAGCGGCGTGTCCGATGAGCTCGGAGTGGACGAGTTCCTGATCAAGCGGGCCCGGGCAAACTCGAAGCCGGCCCTTGGACTCGAGTCGGCCCAGGAACACTCCGCCGTCTTCTCCGGACTCTCCGATAAGCAAAGCGAAGCGCTTCTTTTGATTACGCTGATCCCGCAAAGCGGCGGCGCGGATCGGGGGGCCGTCATGTCGGCGTGGCGTCGTGGCGACGTGGATACGCTGGCGCGCATCACCCACGCATCGTTCGCCGATTTTCCCGCCTTCGGCAATCGCATCATCGGTGCGCGCAATCGGAATTGGATCCCGAAGGTGGAAGAATATTTGCGGGGCGGTAAGACTTACTTCGTAGTCGTGGGCGCCGCGCATCTGGGCGGGAGCGACGGACTCCTGGCGCTGCTCAAGGCGCGGGGTTATCGGTTGGAAAAGCTGTGA
- a CDS encoding DUF72 domain-containing protein: MNYWIGTSGFQYPEWKGPFYPEDLPASKMLAFYAERFATTEVNYSFRRIPSPKTIQNWWEGTPERFKFSLKAPQKVTHFAKLKNCGDTMRYFCQVITDLEAKLGPVLFQLPPNFKKDTAVLGEFLEDVPAGLRAAFEFRHPSWFDEEVFAILNGKNIALCIAESADLSTPVVATADYGYLRLRREDYTDADMERWATAIKEKESVWPDVFVYLKHEESGMGPKLAKQLMEKLEVKG; encoded by the coding sequence ATGAACTACTGGATCGGCACATCGGGTTTCCAATATCCGGAGTGGAAAGGGCCATTTTATCCGGAGGATTTGCCGGCGAGCAAGATGCTGGCGTTTTACGCGGAGCGCTTCGCGACCACGGAAGTGAATTACAGCTTTCGGCGAATCCCGAGCCCGAAGACGATCCAGAATTGGTGGGAGGGAACGCCCGAGCGTTTTAAGTTCAGTCTCAAAGCACCCCAGAAGGTGACGCATTTCGCGAAGCTGAAAAATTGCGGGGACACCATGCGCTATTTTTGCCAGGTCATTACGGACCTGGAAGCCAAGCTCGGTCCGGTGCTGTTCCAATTGCCGCCGAACTTCAAGAAGGACACGGCTGTGCTGGGCGAGTTTCTCGAGGACGTGCCGGCGGGACTGCGGGCCGCGTTCGAGTTTCGGCATCCCTCGTGGTTCGATGAGGAGGTGTTCGCGATCCTGAATGGAAAGAACATTGCGCTCTGCATTGCGGAAAGCGCGGACCTGAGCACTCCCGTGGTCGCGACGGCCGATTACGGTTATCTCCGGCTTCGACGCGAAGATTACACCGACGCCGACATGGAACGGTGGGCCACCGCGATCAAGGAGAAGGAAAGTGTCTGGCCGGACGTTTTCGTTTATCTAAAGCACGAAGAGAGCGGCATGGGGCCGAAGCTGGCGAAACAGCTGATGGAGAAACTCGAGGTAAAAGGCTAG
- a CDS encoding NAD(P)-dependent oxidoreductase, whose translation MASIVVTGGTGYIGSRLIPLLAGRGHEVRAVVRPGSKKQLPGATSIVADPLEEGSYTEAIKGCDTFVHLIGVPHPSPAKAAQFRAIDLPSAKVALNAARDAGVRHFIYLSVAHPAPMMEAFIAVRSEGEAMIRASGINATFVRPWYVLGPGHRWAYALVPFYWIAERLPATRDAAQRLGLITISQMLEALVWAVENPPEGVRILDVPKIREMSRR comes from the coding sequence GTGGCCTCGATCGTTGTCACCGGGGGGACGGGTTACATCGGGAGCCGGCTCATTCCGTTGCTGGCCGGTCGCGGGCACGAAGTGAGGGCGGTGGTTCGCCCGGGTTCAAAAAAGCAATTGCCTGGTGCGACTTCGATCGTGGCCGATCCGCTCGAAGAAGGTTCTTACACGGAGGCGATCAAAGGCTGCGATACCTTCGTCCATCTTATTGGAGTGCCGCATCCGAGTCCGGCCAAGGCTGCGCAATTTCGCGCGATTGACCTGCCTTCCGCGAAGGTCGCGCTGAATGCGGCGCGTGACGCCGGAGTCAGGCACTTTATTTATCTAAGCGTCGCGCACCCGGCGCCGATGATGGAGGCATTCATTGCCGTGCGCAGCGAAGGCGAAGCGATGATTCGCGCAAGCGGAATCAACGCCACTTTTGTTCGGCCCTGGTATGTCCTGGGACCCGGGCATCGCTGGGCCTATGCACTCGTGCCGTTTTACTGGATCGCGGAACGCTTGCCGGCAACACGCGACGCAGCGCAGCGGCTCGGACTCATCACCATTTCCCAGATGCTCGAGGCCCTCGTCTGGGCAGTCGAGAATCCTCCCGAAGGCGTCCGGATTCTCGATGTGCCGAAGATCCGCGAGATGTCGCGCCGGTAG
- a CDS encoding DUF1801 domain-containing protein, giving the protein MKKEPATPTEYLASLPPEHKATVTAIHKAIRKAMPQLKPFMQSWGIGYGRYRYKYESGREGDSGVVAISSRKRGISLYLSGSDESGYLAERNAHRLGNVNVGRVCVRFKKLEDLNLKVALELVKKAARQLKADLY; this is encoded by the coding sequence ATGAAGAAGGAGCCGGCTACGCCAACCGAGTACCTGGCGAGTCTGCCGCCGGAACACAAGGCGACGGTCACCGCAATCCACAAGGCAATTCGCAAGGCGATGCCGCAACTCAAGCCATTCATGCAATCCTGGGGGATTGGTTACGGCCGCTATCGCTACAAGTACGAAAGCGGCCGGGAAGGGGACTCGGGCGTGGTTGCGATCTCGAGCCGGAAGCGCGGCATTAGTCTTTACCTTAGCGGCTCTGACGAGAGTGGTTATTTGGCGGAACGCAACGCGCATCGCCTCGGCAATGTCAACGTTGGGCGGGTCTGTGTTCGCTTCAAGAAACTCGAGGACCTGAACCTCAAGGTCGCTCTCGAGTTAGTGAAGAAAGCCGCGCGCCAGCTGAAGGCCGACCTTTACTAA
- a CDS encoding NAD(P)H-dependent oxidoreductase, whose amino-acid sequence MKLLVISTSGNPDSNSRRMARRAFKHLEKAKAECTWLDISELGLPLCDADACYTQPAAQKVSKAIKAADGILLATPVYNYDVSAAAKNLVELTGSAWEEKVVGFLCAAGGMSSYMSVMAFANSLMLDFRSVIIPRFVYATGRAFEGDDLKDTEVGERIDELADELIRFTKALRG is encoded by the coding sequence GTGAAACTCCTCGTTATCAGCACGAGCGGCAATCCGGACAGCAATAGCCGCCGGATGGCACGCCGGGCTTTTAAGCATTTGGAGAAAGCGAAAGCCGAATGCACCTGGCTCGACATTAGCGAGCTCGGTTTGCCGTTGTGCGATGCCGACGCCTGCTATACGCAGCCGGCCGCCCAAAAGGTAAGCAAAGCAATCAAGGCGGCCGACGGCATTCTCCTCGCGACGCCGGTTTATAATTACGACGTCTCCGCCGCGGCGAAAAATCTGGTCGAGCTGACGGGGAGCGCGTGGGAAGAAAAGGTTGTGGGCTTTCTCTGCGCGGCGGGCGGGATGAGCAGTTATATGTCGGTGATGGCGTTCGCAAACAGCCTGATGCTGGACTTTCGCAGTGTGATTATTCCGCGCTTTGTTTATGCGACCGGACGTGCGTTCGAAGGCGACGACCTGAAGGACACGGAAGTGGGCGAACGAATCGACGAGCTGGCAGATGAGCTGATTCGCTTCACCAAAGCGCTCCGCGGTTGA
- a CDS encoding CDP-alcohol phosphatidyltransferase family protein: MGQYEPTSRRPIAEGFRSTAHFATRLCVRLGVHPDSISYASIVAAALAAVCFWKSGEHPWLLILAPLFCQLRLWFNMLDGMVAIASGKASSRGEILNDLPDRVSDVLIFAGAAHSGWMNPFLGYWAAIFALLTAYVGMFGQAVGGEREFSGTMSKPWRMVTLHAGAWLTFACLRWNHGAVRFGSLTILDWACLIVVAGCLQTMAIRLKRIMAALKAKSASH; encoded by the coding sequence ATGGGGCAATACGAACCAACTTCGCGACGGCCGATCGCGGAAGGGTTTCGTTCCACCGCCCATTTTGCGACCAGGCTTTGCGTCCGGCTGGGCGTTCATCCGGATTCGATTTCGTACGCGTCGATCGTCGCCGCGGCGCTGGCGGCGGTTTGCTTTTGGAAATCAGGGGAACATCCGTGGCTGCTTATCCTGGCGCCGCTCTTCTGCCAATTGCGGCTCTGGTTCAACATGCTCGATGGCATGGTGGCGATCGCGTCCGGCAAAGCGAGCTCGCGCGGAGAAATCCTGAACGATCTTCCGGATCGTGTTTCCGACGTGCTGATTTTCGCCGGCGCCGCCCACAGCGGCTGGATGAACCCGTTCCTGGGTTATTGGGCTGCAATTTTCGCCCTCCTGACCGCCTATGTGGGGATGTTTGGACAAGCGGTTGGGGGAGAGCGCGAATTCAGCGGAACGATGTCGAAGCCGTGGCGGATGGTGACGCTTCACGCCGGCGCGTGGCTCACGTTCGCGTGCCTCCGTTGGAACCACGGGGCGGTTCGCTTCGGAAGCTTGACGATTCTGGATTGGGCTTGCCTGATTGTCGTGGCAGGTTGCTTGCAGACCATGGCGATCCGGCTGAAGCGAATCATGGCGGCGTTGAAAGCGAAGTCCGCCTCTCATTAA
- a CDS encoding type II CAAX endopeptidase family protein has product MAATESAARVWKKIATFYAFTLGFSHVFNEFVFHAGKMDAGNLLYVTGAMWSPGLSALLTKRLFDEPIGELPWKWGGTRYAWLAYLIPLAYALPVYLVTWLTPLGGFLEPDFLSRTAAQMGWSGYPPSWALLLFVLLTATVGLVGKTSRALGEEIGWRGFLVPELNKVVGFTGVSLISGLMWAAYHFPVLLYADYNKGAPAWYSLTCFTLMVVADSFILAWLTLRSNSLWPAAIFHGSHNLFIQSILTPLTRDTGRTNYVIDEFGIGLVITVGIGAIFAWRAFVQRRPA; this is encoded by the coding sequence GTGGCTGCCACCGAATCAGCCGCGCGGGTCTGGAAGAAGATCGCGACCTTTTACGCGTTCACGCTGGGCTTCAGTCATGTTTTTAACGAATTCGTGTTCCACGCCGGCAAGATGGACGCGGGCAATTTGCTCTATGTCACCGGCGCGATGTGGAGCCCCGGACTGTCCGCACTTCTCACCAAACGCCTCTTCGACGAACCAATCGGCGAGTTGCCGTGGAAGTGGGGCGGGACGCGCTACGCCTGGCTGGCTTATCTCATTCCGCTGGCTTACGCTCTTCCGGTTTATCTGGTCACGTGGCTCACGCCACTGGGTGGTTTCCTCGAACCCGATTTTCTCAGCCGCACGGCCGCGCAGATGGGGTGGTCAGGCTATCCTCCATCTTGGGCGCTTTTGCTCTTCGTTCTGTTAACTGCCACCGTTGGCCTTGTTGGCAAAACCTCGCGGGCCCTGGGTGAAGAAATTGGCTGGCGCGGCTTCCTTGTCCCGGAACTGAACAAGGTCGTCGGTTTCACCGGCGTCAGTCTCATCAGCGGGCTGATGTGGGCCGCCTATCATTTCCCGGTCCTGCTTTACGCGGATTACAACAAGGGTGCGCCCGCCTGGTATAGCCTGACCTGCTTCACGCTCATGGTCGTGGCTGACTCGTTCATCCTCGCGTGGCTGACGTTGCGGTCGAACAGTCTTTGGCCCGCCGCCATTTTCCACGGCAGCCACAATCTTTTTATTCAATCGATCCTCACCCCGCTCACTCGCGATACCGGCCGGACGAATTACGTCATCGACGAATTCGGTATCGGCCTGGTGATCACGGTCGGGATCGGCGCGATCTTCGCCTGGCGCGCGTTTGTCCAGCGCCGTCCCGCTTAG